Part of the Rhizoctonia solani chromosome 2, complete sequence genome is shown below.
GTTGAACGTGGTATCAATACTCGAGATGATCGATTGCCTGGTGTGCCAAGTTACACTTGATTAATTAGTAATTATAATTTTTGGTGTATAGCTATATATGGCTCGATCCCGGCCAATGTAAGAGCTAGGAATCGATCATTGCGTCATTGGTATACGGGATATCCAGCTTTAGTAACATCAATATGAATTTACAATTCCGGCGCTAGCTGAACGAGCAGTATAGCGCAGTTTTTACTCCCAATTTCGAAGCCATTTCGAAGCCCTGATAATTATCAATCGGAACACCATATAGCCTTAGATGCGTTAACTGATACGCAGAGATAGGCAGAGCGCACTCTACCAGATACCTTTCGTATGATACCTACCCTGCAAGATCCACCAGAGTTCATGAGCCCAAAATTCTCGAGAATTGTCTTACGAGCTCCACTGGAATTTGCGCAGTTAGACGCATGATAAAGATAAGTAGTAAAGCGGTCAAAAGACTTTGACTGATAGCCGGTAGGTGTAAGCGCCCATTTTAGTTCAACGCTGTCTTTTGCCACCCCAGCAAACACTTTGATAGCAACGCTAATTGTGAGCGGAATCAGCCTTCCTTAGTTTAGGAAAGTGTAATTACCATTTATTATATGGCTATATTGAGATTTAACATTCTATAAGAGGTGGTGCGACTCAGCCCAGAGGAGTCTCACGAGTCACAACCAGTACGTACTGAGCATTGGAAGCTGGCGCTTACGAGGCCACGTGGCTGCCGCCCCCAAGTGGTTGCAAACACCAATACGCCCTGCCGACAGACGAATCGAGCACCGCGCTAGGTCTCTTTTCATCCCACTTTCCTCACCTGCCACCACTACCTCGAGTGCTGATGGTCCACCCGGCCCATGAGTCATACCCGTGTCTCAGGGCCCCAGCTCGCGTTCGAGTCCGCTAAAACTGCTCGGGCGTCTCCCCAACATGATGATTTGTACCCGGTACTATGGCGCTAGACCTTCCCATGTAGGAGCACCCGCATGCATGGGTAGATCTCTGAAGCGAGAGGCCCTAGGCTCAGCATAACCTTGATGGAAATTACCAGAATACGACATTGTCTAGCACTTGGCCAAGTTCTCCGAcggcttagttgtgacataAATGAAGATAACTTCACAGTGAATATGGCGCCGGATGTACTGGATCACTTAAAATGAAGCCGACAAATGAAGGGATTGGCCTCAATAACTCCTCGACCGTGGATCCACTTTTGACACTCAGGATGAGGAGGATTCTACCATTTATTGCGACCGGCGAACACTAACACGGCAGGATGCAGATTGACAATCGTTTTAGGCGGGGTAACACGACTACCAACCCACAACCAGTTGTACCCACGCTGTCCACTGGTGCATATACGAGTCCTATCACGTTCAAGTACATGTGCATCCTTACTGAACCATAGTCATGCGGCCCGTGAAGGTGCTGGCTTTCCAAACGCTTCGAAGCTCGGGATCGGGTTGGCAAACCATTTTCAAATATTAAATACCCCTATTCCGGTCGTCCTTTTGTCCATAATCCACACCCTCTGGAGCTCCAAAGTAGCGTGGATGGGCCCCAACCGTACGATATGCATAAGACAGTATGAGTACTCTGAAGAAATTAGCTGGCGTTCGTTAGGCCGCGGTGCTCGAGACATGTATCAAGGATAATTGCAACGATTTCGTTTGTGCTTCCCGAGAAATGTGATCTTACGGGCCCTAACAGGTTACAAGGCGTGCGCGATCTAAGAATTATGTGATACATTTCATCTTATATTACAATTTACCATCCGCACGGTGAGCTTAAATTCAAAAGCGCTTCAAACTGAATCAAACTTGATATATTAGATGAATCCGGGACACGCGTTAACTATTGAATATGTTCACCATCATCCAAATACCGCGTGCAGCCTATTTTCCGACCATACACATGGTAAACGCATGTACCAATAGATAATACCAATAATTTGAATCGCCAGTTGTGAAGCCACCGGGCGTACTCGAAATCGGATGGCATGAATAACCTCGCATGCCAATTGCCGCAACGACGAGCTTATCAGTGACTGAGCTAACTAAGAGTGAATATCCTATGGAATGAGTGGATTCTTTCTCGTTGGCTCCTGTGGGAACAATTATCGATTGACGCCTGTGATCATCACGCCGCTGTACATGTACATGATGCCAGTTTTTGAATGTGGTCTTGAGGGATTTTCGGCACGACTAAGTCTATTCATGAGCACGGCGCTCATACCACATGTGCCCTAGGTGAGGCCAGACTGTGGAGCTAAATACACCAGCGTCAATGCTCAAGTATAAAATCGTTGGCATTGTTCAACTTCTAGTTGCACCAACCCGTCTGTATTCTATATACAACTCACTATGTCAGATTTGGAAGGCGCAATCCCCCCGACCCAACGCAACGGAGATGATGGGCCAGGCAAAGAGAGTAAAATACTGGTAGCACTAGTGGAAACTCTGTGGAATGCAGTCTCCCTGCTTACGCTTGGGTTTCCAAAAAAGTACCAAGAGCGCTTGCGCTTGTTCGAAAACATTTACCCTATGACAGAAGATTACGAACCCTGGTCTAAGCCGGCGACCCACTCTGATAGGGGATCCGAACACAGTTCTCTCAAATCCATGCGACAAAAGCAGCAGGTGGGTTGAGCAGCTGTAGTTGCAGTTGCAGAATAGCTGATCTGCAAATCATTTGATAATGCAACTACCAAATACTTAGGAAGAGTGGGACAGACTCAACATTACGGCAAGTATTCAATTATTTGAGAAAATGTGCACAAATGGGCTGGCGGCTGATTCGCAAGTTTTAGATGTCGGTTATTACTGCTACAAGCGCTGCAGCTCTTTCAATCCAATCAATAAGCAACACATTCCGCATTTACTGGCTGGTGACAGCCTTCTATAGTATAGCATTTGGTTTATCGCTGGAAGGCCTCATTTTGATAACATATATGACTATCTCTGCCGGAGGTTCCTCCGACGAAGCTATTGCCCGACTTGCCCAGGGCACCCTTATTCCCGGGCCCAAAGTAGTCAAGCCTGCGGCATTTTTAATGTCGCTGCCAGCAGTAATGGCGACTTACTCATCGTTGTTTTTGTTGATAGGACTGATAACCATGGTGCTGGTTCGCCCAGGTGAAAGTGTCGACACACAAGCTACATCGTACGCTCTAGTGACGATGATCCCAGTTGGGTTGGGGGGTTTATTCCTCGTCATCGCGATTACACTTTGCGAAATTGGCAGTCAGATTGAGACAAGCGGGAGAAGAAATGCAGAAGCTTCAATGAATGAGTCTTGTCGAGTCCATGAGCACACCCAACCCGCCCTTCTTTGTCCCAAATGTCCTCCCGGTGCTCAGCGCCCATGCCTGGATAAAGCAATTGTCCAAGCTCTTAATAGAATACTAGTGAGTCTGGAGCCCTTCAGTCCTCTGCCAGGTGTCTAACAAATTTAAACTTAGTCCAACCCCCCTGTTCAGGATCATACAGGCTAAAACATGCATGTCCCGCTCGGCCTGATGGATTGGATCTCATTTACTTTTCTAAATTACTCGAACACTCATGCATATTTGCTGCATGCCTTTGCTATATTATTCATGTATGGAATGGATAGAAATTCTACCATTCGGTTGTTGTAATGTATACATGTATATTTATTAGAAAACTTCAATTCCATGCTAGTCTTGGTAAGATTACGTGGCAATGAATTGAGTATATGCGGTTTGCAGCTCGCCGCAGTGGTTGTATATCGCTATTATCCGAAAGTGTACACTCTGATTTCGGAGACAGTGGCTCTCTTCCAATGATTTAGGAGTCTTTAATAGAGTCCATTGTCAGTGAGTGGTTGATAGCCGACCAAGTCGATTGACCGAGAGCTCTGGGATGTACAAATACGTGAACAATCATCAATTGAACGTAGTAAATACATGGTGTTCCTCTATCCGTAAGATGCCGAGAAGAGAAGAGGAAAACATGACATAATTAGTCGTTTTAATTTTGTAAGAGAATCTCTAAGAGCTTATCAACGTGAACAACTCTATGGATTCTAATAGTCCCTCCTAATGACAGATAGCACAATTCAGGGGTTTATCGGCCACGGAAGGGTTCATGCGCGGCAAGTGTCTGCATAAGATCACTCAAATGCTGATTGAAACCGACCAAGACTAGCCTAGAGTTTAATAAGCGACCACACACACGCGAGCAGCCAGGGCTTTAGGATGGCCAATATGCTTCCAGGTGGCCAATGGCTCGCCCCACCGATTTTGTCAACAATTCAAATACCACTACCCAAAAGTTAAGCGAAACACAACGAAGCTTCTATTAGGTTGAGTTCGGATGAATTATGCTTATCAAACTATCAATGTTGACCACATTCTTAGTCAGAAGGGTACCACATGTGCCTATCGCGATGATGACCTATTTTTCTTTACCGAAGATAGCCATGTATCCCGTGCAATTGGCTTTTGGTATTCACTATAGTTCTGCTGAACACCAATATCCACGACCGCACATTGGCCATACCAATAGTTTTATTTCGAGTTTGACTAGATTCCGAACCTTGATGGCGATCCATGATTGCAATTTGTGCTCCGACAGGCACGTGATTTCGGATCGACGTTGAAGGACGATCCCACCACATGCCACGTCGAATACGGCCATATTAGTTTGTTCATCTTTTCGCTTAGGTGTGGTCGGATGATACTACATCTATGGTACACCTTGCAAAATTCCGGGATGGCCAGACCCGCCAGAAGCGAGCCGACCACACGAAAAGCTCTCGCGATGCCCGGCTTAATGTCGCTTGTGTCCGGAAGGGGAATCCGGCCAACATCTCGTGATCTCTCATTATTCTCCCAAGAAACTTGCTTGCTTCGCTTTGTTGTTGGTGGATGTATAGCAATACATTCAACTATCACCGCTGCTTGAACCGGTGTCGCTTGGCGTGTGTGCGCGTTCGGTTCTCAAGATATCATCAAATCGAGTGAGAATTTCGCAAGCTTAATCCATAGACGGCCTTGACGTCCGGCGTTATAAAACATGGTGTGTCGACCGACTTTTGCTATCAGTGCCATCCTCGTTTCCCCTTGTGTCTGGTCATCGACATGGTTTCATTTGGGCGCAGTATCGCTTCTGTAGCTGCTTTTGCAGCAGCTTACTTGGTTTCATCTGTGCAGTCACTCGGTACAACATGCACTGCACCTCTTGGTCTTGGAACCGCAGCGGCTAGCGATCCGTACTGGATGCAAACTATTACTCGTCGCGGTGGTTCGCCATACAACCCCAGCCCCTCGACTTACAAGGTAGGTCAGAATTGATAGAGATTTTATAAGGATTCCTAACCTTGTGTACAGGTCTTCCGCAACGTCAAAGACTATGGTGCAAAGGGTGATGGTGTTACCGACGATACTGCGGCCATCCAGCGTGCGATTTCGGATGGCAACCGATGTGGTCAAGGCTGCAAGTCCAGCACGGTCTCGCCTGGATTGGTCTACTTCCCGTCGGGCACGGTACGTGGGATAGTCAGACATCGAAAATATATTTATTAACGTATTTGTAACAGTACCTCGTCTCGAGCCCAATCATTCCATACTACTATACCTCCATGGTCGGAGACGCCAAGAACCCACCTACATTACTTGCGGCTGCTAGCTTCAATGGTATCGCCGTAATCGGTAGGTGTTGGCGTATTAAAACGAGATATACATCACTGACAAGATCAAAGATGCCGACCCTTACATtcctggtggtggtggggcCCAATGGTGGGTTAACCAAAACAACTTTTTCCGCTCGACCCGCAACTTCATCATCGACCTGCGCCGAGTTCCTGCTGCCAACTCTGCAACTGGTCTTCACTGGCAAGGTACTTTACCCACCATTTAAAATATTTAGTTACTCATCAGGATTTATTCAGTTTCTCAGGCTACTTCTTTGGTTAACATCCGCGTCGAAATGTCTCAAGCTGCTGGCAATAATCACCAGGTTAGACTAAAGCACACGACTATCGTATTTCACATTTGCTGACCTTTACTATGTAGGGCATCTTCATGGAGAACGGCTCTGGAGGATTCATGTCTGATTTGTATTTCAATGGGTAAGTCATTTATGGCTATAATTGCACATATATTAACCTTCCTCTTAGTGGTCGTTATGGTGTCTGGATGGGCAACCAGCAATTCACAGTCCGTAATATCACGGTATGTCCAAAATTGGTTCACACTGTTAAACGATTCTAAATTCCCGGATTTACAGGTCGCGAACGCTCAGTCTGGTATCTTCCAGCCCTGGAACTGGGGATGGACTTTCCAAGATGTTAAAATTATGTATGCGCTCTTGGCAAATTCCGATTGCAAAATCTGACTAAGCTCATTAGCAACTGCCAAGTTGGATTCGACCTTACTACTGGTGGTCTTACGCAAGATCAACAGGTTGGTTCCAAATACGTCAAAAATACAGGAAACTAACATCATGTCGACGCAGACTGTTGGCGCAGAAGTGATTGTTGACGCGGTCGTTACCAATACCCCTACGTTCATTCGCACCTCTGGTTCGGCTCCCTCCTCTCTTGCCGGCTCTCTTTTACTCGATAACATCAAGTTTACCGGTGTTACCAACGGTCTTGTTGACGGTAGCGGCAGGGTTGTCTTGGCTGGTGGAGACAAGACCATCAGGCAATGGGCTCAAGGAAACGTTTATACCGGAACAGGAACCACATTCAAGTACACTCAAGCCACGATCAATGCGCCAGCTAAGCCTAGTTCCTTGGTCGATTCCACCGGCAAGATCTTCTCCAGGTCAAGGCCCCAATACATCAACTACGCACCGAGCCGTGAGTTTTCGCGCCTATGCGGTAGGCTGAACAAACCTAACAAGTTATTGGTTTAGAGTTTGTTTCTGTCAAGGCTGAAGGTGCCAAGGGTGACGGTGTAACTGACGACAGCGCCGCGATCCAGGCTGTCTTTGACAAATACTGGGGGTGCAAGATTATCTACTTCGATGCTGGGTCCTACTATGTCACTAAGactatcaaaatcccaacTGGCTCGATTGTCGTTGGTGAAATCTGGTCAACAGTCATCGGAGGTGGATCTGCGTTTGCTGACCAGACTAAACCTACCCCTGTGATTCAAGTCGGAAACCGTAGGTCTTCTTTTGATCATAGTCTAATCCGTCCCTGGCTAATTAAAATTGTTTAGCCGGAGATAAGGGAGTCGTTGAAATTAGCGATATGGTGTTTTCTACTAGAGCTGGTAGCGCCGGCGCGATTGTCGTGCAATGGAATGTCGCCGACGCGGCCGGCCAGAAAGGCACCGTTGGCATGTGGGACGTCCACATCCGCCTCGGAGGATTCAAGGGCACCAACCTCGATGTGTCTACTTGCCTGGCAGGAAGCTCGCACTCGACCACGGGATGCGCCGCTGCATTCCTGGGATTGCATATTACCAGCACGGCCACGGCCTATATGGAGAACGCTTGGATTTGGACCGCCGATCACGACCTGTGAGTTGTTCTCGTCCGCTTCGTACTATCCACGGAGTTAATCGCCCCATATAGTGAGGACCCGAGTGAGCGCCAAATCGATGTCTACACTGGACGCGGTATTCTCAGTCAATCCACGAATGGACCTGTCTGGCTCATTGGTACTGGTTCTGAGCACCATGCTCTCTATCAGTACAACATTGTCAACTCGAAGAACGTGTATGCTGGGCTGATTCAGACTGAAACAGTGAGTGACAAGCACGGATCAGATTCGGGGCAAAGCAAATAACTCTTGATCAGCCTTACTGGCAACCCAACCCCGCGCCACCGGCACCGTTCACCATCAACTCGTCTTACTATGATCCATCTTTCACGAATGGTAGTGCTGCTTGGGCCTTGAGAGTGCAGGCTTCGTCGAACATTTATGTCTATGGCGCTGGCTTGTATAGCTTCTTCCAGGTCAGTAGCCCTAGTTGAGACCCACTTAAATGAGATTGGCTCATCTAGTTTGGGTATAGAATTACGTACAGACTTGCTTGGACTCTTATACCTGTCAAAATTCTATTGTGACGATTAGCTCGGATTCAACGGGTATGTCCGAATCATTTTGTTTGATCTCAGGATGAAGCTTATTTTAATTTTGCAGATGTTTACGTTTACTCTCTGTCCACTGTGGGCACAACAAACATGCTCAACGTTGGGTCCACTGCTATCGCCAAGCAGGCCAACAACCGCAACGGATTCCAATCGACCATGACTCTTTGGTCTTCGGCGACCGGGACTCACTAGGTTTGAACTTGAATCCTGAAGATCGTGCCTCTCGGCGTTTTGGGTACGATGGCAATGAAATGAAGATCGTTTTAGATAATATCTTGTAGAAATCATTCACGGTGGATTGGACTTGTGGGGTACAGTAAAATGTTGTATGTATTATTGCACACTGTATCGCGTAATTGCATATTCCACTTTTTTTTCCCTTTCATTTCATCAAGTGATGCCGCTGAATGCTTCCCGTTATGGTTATTCGGAGTCGGTATGCCAAGATTGACAAGCGCCGTTCCCTTGATAGAAGATCGACTACCACCATGGAATAACATGCTCGGACCATTCGGGTCGGTCTAACAAATTGAGGCTGTAGCCCTCCAGGTGTCAGAAGCACACCCACTGATTGACACGCCATGCAAATATGTGGGCCGTATGTACCCTTACTGATCCTTTAAAACCGTTGGTAAAAGCGCGATTAGATTCGACCGTTCGTCTCTTCCCCCTCTTCCTGCCATGGTATTTCTCCCTAAGCGGACTCTGTCCGCGTTCGTTCTTTTCGGTGTTACGAGCCTTCTGAACTCGAGTCCTGCACTCGCTCAGACCAATGTCGTAGGCGTGGACGCATCCCTCGGTGTTGGTGTTGGTGTTGGCGATGGCGATGTCGTTAGCATTGACGTTGACCTTGAGATCAGCCTCGGGGGAGGACGTGGGGGATGTAACTTGCGTGGAAATGCCAAGCCAAAGGATCCTTACTGGGTCGAAGCTATCAAACACCGGGGATCTGCGCCATACAGTGATGACCCAGCGGGCTACAAGGTAACTAATAAAACTGGGACTTGTCTACTTGGAGctaatttttttttt
Proteins encoded:
- a CDS encoding exo-beta-1,3-glucanase, which produces MQTITRRGGSPYNPSPSTYKVFRNVKDYGAKGDGVTDDTAAIQRAISDGNRCGQGCKSSTVSPGLVYFPSGTYLVSSPIIPYYYTSMVGDAKNPPTLLAAASFNGIAVIDADPYIPGGGGAQWWVNQNNFFRSTRNFIIDLRRVPAANSATGLHWQVSQATSLVNIRVEMSQAAGNNHQGIFMENGSGGFMSDLYFNGGRYGVWMGNQQFTVRNITVANAQSGIFQPWNWGWTFQDVKIINCQVGFDLTTGGLTQDQQTVGAEVIVDAVVTNTPTFIRTSGSAPSSLAGSLLLDNIKFTGVTNGLVDGSGRVVLAGGDKTIRQWAQGNVYTGTGTTFKYTQATINAPAKPSSLVDSTGKIFSRSRPQYINYAPSQFVSVKAEGAKGDGVTDDSAAIQAVFDKYWGCKIIYFDAGSYYVTKTIKIPTGSIVVGEIWSTVIGGGSAFADQTKPTPVIQVGNPGDKGVVEISDMVFSTRAGSAGAIVVQWNVADAAGQKGTVGMWDVHIRLGGFKGTNLDVSTCLAGSSHSTTGCAAAFLGLHITSTATAYMENAWIWTADHDLEDPSERQIDVYTGRGILSQSTNGPVWLIGTGSEHHALYQYNIVNSKNVYAGLIQTETPYWQPNPAPPAPFTINSSYYDPSFTNGSAAWALRVQASSNIYVYGAGLYSFFQNYVQTCLDSYTCQNSIVTISSDSTDVYVYSLSTVGTTNMLNVGSTAIAKQANNRNGFQSTMTLWSSATGTH
- a CDS encoding short chain dehydrogenase, which produces MSDLEGAIPPTQRNGDDGPGKESKILVALVETLWNAVSLLTLGFPKKYQERLRLFENIYPMTEDYEPWSKPATHSDRGSEHSSLKSMRQKQQMSVITATSAAALSIQSISNTFRIYWLVTAFYSIAFGLSLEGLILITYMTISAGGSSDEAIARLAQGTLIPGPKVVKPAAFLMSLPAVMATYSSLFLLIGLITMVLVRPGESVDTQATSYALVTMIPVGLGGLFLVIAITLCEIGSQIETSGRRNAEASMNESCRVHEHTQPALLCPKCPPGAQRPCLDKAIVQALNRILSNPPVQDHTG